The Amaranthus tricolor cultivar Red isolate AtriRed21 chromosome 6, ASM2621246v1, whole genome shotgun sequence genome has a segment encoding these proteins:
- the LOC130815867 gene encoding cysteine-rich receptor-like protein kinase 44, translating to MASTSSSSSSCLYVIIFLVLITHFIISNTVSEPAYVYSLCPDMNTVAPNTQTNINNLLSSLLTNTTRYTHFYNTTIGRGANKLYGFHFCRIDQTDAFCNKCISLAIESLKAHCNGKISSTVWYDQCWVRFSNESFFGSMTSAPMIPMWNRENAVDIQNVTRNQTGFMQVLVNTLLNISGGAVSGTRGRMFATNEGKFESSRTGNMSTATLYTLAECTPDISATDCRSCLRETVGNMTELCNLKAGCTVMNPNCNMRYDVYPFYKDALVLPSPTTPVYGGGDKLRRRRNLRAISIAISATLATLVLFVVWIYVHRRKVNRKSKEAEEIEIAESLRFEFTTLRKATNNFSCDTKLGEGGFGEVYKGKLENGQDIAIKRLSKSSNQGIDEFKTEIVLVAKLQHKNLVKLLGFCLSGKEYILVYEFLPNMSLDRFLSDPTKRASLNWKARFKIIGGIARGLLYLHEDSRLKVVHRDLKSSNILLDEAMNAKIADFGTARLFGVDQTQDNTNRIVGTFGYMAPEYLLTGQFSAKSDVYSFGIIVLELVSGLRNKCYNQQEVVESLPFRAWRLWSEGNPLALVDSALGNDFCIEEMMKCIHIGVLCIQEDAYKRPRITSIVAALNGESITLPLPTPPLLLSGYDVNESKEETRTDSAVLDDITELTPR from the exons ATGGCATCAAcatcctcttcttcatcatcatgtTTATATGTAATAATATTTCTTGTATTAATTACGCATTTTATTATATCTAATACAGTATCCGAACCAGCTTATGTGTACTCCCTTTGCCCTGACATGAATACGGTTGCACCAAATACCCAAACCAATATCAATAACCTTCTTTCTTCCCTTTTAACAAATACAACAAGATATACGCATTTTTATAATACGACTATAGGCAGAGGAGCGAATAAATTGTATGGATTTCATTTTTGTCGAATTGATCAAACGGATGCGTTTTGCAACAAGTGTATATCTTTAGCTATTGAGTCGTTAAAAGCTCATTGTAATGGGAAGATATCATCAACCGTTTGGTATGATCAGTGTTGGGTTCGTTTTTCGAATGAGTCGTTTTTCGGAAGTATGACGAGTGCTCCTATGATTCCGATGTGGAACCGAGAAAACGCCGTGGATATACAGAATGTTACCAGGAATCAAACGGGTTTTATGCAGGTTTTGGTGAACACTTTGTTGAATATTTCAG GTGGAGCAGTAAGTGGTACGAGAGGTCGAATGTTTGCTACCAATGAAGGTAAATTTGAGAGTAGTCGTACGGGTAATATGAGCACGGCCACGTTATACACGCTTGCCGAGTGCACTCCAGATATATCTGCGACTGATTGTAGAAGTTGTTTAAGAGAGACAGTCGGTAATATGACTGAGCTTTGTAATCTGAAGGCTGGGTGTACTGTTATGAATCCTAATTGTAATATGAGGTACGATGTGTACCCTTTTTACAAGGATGCTTTGGTGCTTCCTTCTCCAACGACGCCTGTTTATGGTGGTGGAGATAAATTAAGGCGAAGACGAAACTTACGTGCAATAAGCATTGCTATTTCAGCTACCTTAGCaacattggttttgtttgttgtttgGATTTATGTGCACAGAAGAAAGGTCAATAGAAAATCTA AAGAAGCAGAGGAGATTGAAATTGCAGAGTCATTGAGGTTTGAATTCACTACCTTGAGGAAAGCAACCAATAATTTCTCGTGTGATACCAAGCTAGGAGAGGGTGGATTTGGGGAAGTTTACAAG GGAAAGCTTGAAAATGGGCAAGATATTGCTATAAAGAGACTCTCTAAGTCCTCTAATCAAGGAATTGATGAGTTTAAGACTGAAATTGTGTTGGTTGCAAAACTACAACATAAGAATCTGGTCAAACTCTTGGGCTTTTGCCTATCAGGAAAAGAATACATACTTGTTTACGAGTTTTTGCCTAATATGAGCCTAGACCGCTTCCTATCAG ATCCAACAAAGAGAGCATCCTTGAATTGGAAGGCAAGATTTAAGATCATTGGAGGAATTGCAAGAGGACTTCTTTACCTTCACGAGGATTCTAGGCTCAAAGTTGTGCATCGTGATCTGAAATCTAGTAATATATTGTTAGATGAAGCTATGAATGCGAAGATTGCAGATTTTGGCACAGCAAGACTCTTTGGAGTAGATCAAACTCAAGACAATACCAATAGAATTGTCGGAACATT CGGATACATGGCTCCAGAATACTTACTAACAGGTCAATTCTCCGCTAAATCAGATGTCTATAGCTTTGGCATCATAGTCTTAGAACTTGTGAGTGGTTTAAGAAACAAGtgttacaatcaacaagaagttGTGGAGTCTCTCCCATTCCGG GCATGGAGGTTATGGAGTGAAGGAAACCCATTGGCATTGGTCGATTCAGCTTTAGGGAACGATTTTTGCATCGAAGAAATGATGAAATGCATCCATATTGGTGTGTTATGTATCCAAGAAGATGCATATAAAAGGCCAAGAATCACATCAATTGTTGCGGCACTTAATGGAGAGTCCATAACACTACCATTGCCTACACCACCTCTTCTTTTAAGTGGATACGACGTAAATGAAAGTAAAGAGGAAACTCGTACCGATTCTGCAGTGCTAGATGATATCACTGAATTGACTCCTCGATAA
- the LOC130815789 gene encoding uncharacterized protein LOC130815789, with the protein MAFSSHVIKIILLIINSIILHNSDGASTDNTSQDNYVYTLCPSVDNTASPKSTYENNMKKTLTYLSSNSTTKTRFYNTTVGTGSDKVFGLFFCRLDVTDAACEKCVSLATNALTTRCPGQKKAIVWYFDQCVVRYSDEPFLGTMHDAPMIAMWNRQNSLDIWNVTSNMNSFMHILLDTLEDAAAKATGGSPKQKFAVQEATFPNNLTSLNKIYTLAECTPDITLSDCKSCLRVTISNTTELCNVKAGCTLMCPNCNIRYDTFPFYGDTAQNSSRSPIPLFPGEQSHVRKRSKQAIIIGAIGGAALIAGLVSAVILSVFKRKSKEGLTDSNDIETMESLKFNFGKIRSATHNFSEDKKLGEGGFGEVFKGKLENGQEIAVKRLARNSKQGIAEFQTEVLLVARLQHRNLVKLLGFCVSKKEKLLIYEYLPNLSLDQYLLDAYKCATLDWETRFKIISGIARGLLYLHEDSRLKIIHRDLKCSNVLLDKDMNPKISDFGMARLFGADETQGNTNKISGTFGYMAPEYVITGHYSVKSDVYSFGIIVLEIISGERNKFVRLDDDAESLVHRVWRLWNEENPMELMDKTMGTDYSYEEVSKCIHIGLLCIQEDAGRRPRMASVVAALSGDANIVLPAPTPPHFFLPCAYGLEDTSGPNQSCSTFSGSRDITIVDPQSYIIKHVENAQNILYKTIYTSIRYSCKKGEYTSSILVYRESMETDIDAHPIWKYMFLGACLSSISRNMPILTTSWPSLFVFLFLSSFWIVHSLAAAPETAPQAYVYALCPDMTIVATNSNYQQNINKVLNYLSSNSSNTNRFYNTSVGSGHDKVYGLFFCRLDVTDAACKKCVSLAKNALGTRCPGKKDSTVWYFDQCVVHYSNRSFLGSMHPAPMIPMWNRQNSHDIWSVTSDMSSFMKVVLDTMWNATINATSGRIERKFATKEARFRGNLTSLNTVYTLVECTPDISLSDCRSCLKMVIGNTTELCNVKAGCTLMCPNCNMRYDIYPFYGDAAASSSDSAFDPFTIKGTPTKVSRRNKALLVGIITAGVLALLLLPGVIIFIYKRKNLKAQAGLNDIEVVESLKFDIGMIRTATNNFSKDRKLGEGGFGEVYRGKLETGEEVAVKRLSRFSRQGISEFKTEVLLVAELQHRNLVKLLGFCLATQETLLVYEYLPNSSLDRFLTDPKKSASLDWKTRCKIICGIARGLLYLHEDSRLKIIHRDLKASNVLLDKDMNPKISDFGMARLFKADETQRNTSRIAGTFGYMAPEYVIAGHYSAKSDVYSFGILVLEIISGQLNNFFRLDGNEESLLDRAWRLWEEGFVMKLVDSRMEDDISLEEAEKCIHIALLCIQEDASRRPRMATVVAALNGDSVILPPPTAPHFFVGGSYSEWDESSGLDLSATGFTGTSSVTDMDPR; encoded by the exons ATGGCCTTCTCTAGTCATGTAATCAAAATAATTCTCCTAATCATCAATTCAATAATCCTTCATAATTCAGATGGTGCATCCACAGATAATACATCACAAGACAACTACGTATATACACTATGTCCATCCGTAGATAATACCGCATCACCAAAAAGTACATACgaaaacaatatgaaaaaaaCTCTTACATATCTTTCTTCAAACTCTACGACTAAAACCCGATTCTATAACACCACGGTTGGGACGGGCTCCGATAAGGTGTTCGGGCTGTTTTTCTGCCGGCTAGATGTTACGGATGCTGCCTGTGAGAAATGTGTAAGTTTGGCTACGAATGCGCTAACTACGCGGTGTCCAGGGCAGAAGAAGGCAATAGTATGGTACTTTGATCAATGTGTTGTTCGGTACTCGGATGAGCCGTTTCTTGGTACTATGCATGATGCTCCTATGATTGCTATGTGGAATAGACAAAATTCTTTGGATATTTGGAATGTTACAAGTAATATGAATA GTTTTATGCACATCTTATTGGACACTCTAGAAGATGCAGCAGCTAAAGCCACAGGAGGGTCACCAAAGCAGAAATTCGCAGTACAAGAAGCCACTTTTCCTAATAATTTAACGAGTTTGAACAAAATCTACACACTTGCTGAATGTACGCCTGATATAACCTTAAGTGACTGTAAAAGCTGTCTACGAGTGACAATCAGCAATACAACTGAACTTTGCAACGTAAAGGCAGGATGTACTCTCATGTGTCCCAATTGTAATATTAGGTACGACACTTTTCCTTTTTATGGAGACACTGCTCAAAATTCAAGCCGTTCTCCTATCCCACTTTTTCCAG GGGAGCAATCACATGTTAGAAAGAGATCAAAACAAGCGATTATCATAGGTGCCATTGGGGGTGCAGCTTTAATAGCAGGACTTGTTTCTGCTGTTATATTGTCAGTATTCAAAAGAAAGTCCAAGGAAGGTCTTACGG ATTCAAATGACATTGAAACTATGGAGTCTTTGAAATTTAACTTTGGCAAAATAAGGTCCGCCACTCATAATTTCTCTGAAGATAAAAAGCTTGGAGAAGGTGGATTTGGTGAAGTTTTCAAG GGGAAGCTTGAAAATGGACAAGAAATAGCAGTAAAGAGGTTAGCAAGAAACTCCAAACAAGGCATAGCTGAATTTCAGACAGAAGTTCTGTTAGTTGCAAGACTCCAACACAGAAATCTAGTCAAACTCTTAGGTTTCTGTGTATCCAAGAAAGAGAAGCTACTCATTTATGAATATTTACCAAATTTAAGTCTTGACCAGTATTTACTTG ATGCTTATAAGTGTGCAACTTTGGACTGGGAAACAAGGTTCAAGATCATATCAGGAATAGCAAGAGGATTACTTTATCTTCATGAAGATTCTCGACTCAAGATCATACACCGCGATCTTAAATGTAGTAACGTATTGTTAGATAAAGATATGAATCCTAAAATTTCGGATTTTGGTATGGCAAGGCTTTTTGGTGCTGATGAAACTCAAGGAAACACCAACAAAATTTCTGGAACTTT CGGATATATGGCTCCAGAATATGTAATAACGGGTCACTACTCCGTTAAATCAGATGTATATAGTTTTGGTATAATTGTTCTAGAGATCATTAGTGGCGAGAGGAACAAGTTTGTCAGATTAGATGACGATGCTGAATCATTGGTACACCGA GTATGGAGACTTTGGAATGAGGAGAATCCTATGGAATTGATGGATAAAACAATGGGAACTGATTACTCATACGAAGAAGTATCAAAATGTATACATATCGGTCTTTTGTGCATCCAAGAAGACGCTGGAAGACGGCCAAGAATGGCGTCAGTCGTGGCGGCGCTTAGTGGTGACGCTAATATAGTTCTACCTGCCCCAACTCCACCCCATTTTTTCCTTCCTTGTGCTTATGGACTAGAAGATACTTCTGGACCAAATCAATCTTGCTCTACATTTTCTGGCTCTAGAGATATTACTATTGTGGATCCTC AGTCCTATATAATCAAACATGTTGAAAATGCTCAGAACATCCTATATAAAacaatatatacttctatacgCTACTCGTGTAAGAAGGGTGAGTATACAAGTAGTATTTTGGTGTACCGGGAGAGTATGGAAACGG ATATTGATGCTCATCCTATATGGAAATATATGTTTCTG GGTGCT TGTTTATCTTCCATTTCTAGAAACATGCCTATTCTCACTACATCATGGCCATCTTTATTTGTCTTCCTTTTTCTGTCAAGTTTCTGGATTGTGCATAGCTTAGCAGCTGCTCCTGAAACTGCTCCCCAAGCATATGTTTATGCTCTTTGTCCAGACATGACTATAGTTGCTACTAACAGCAACTATCAGCAAAACATCAATAAAGTTCTTAATTACCTCTCATCAAACTCAAGCAACACGAACCGGTTCTACAACACAAGTGTAGGTAGCGGACATGACAAGGTTTATGGGCTCTTTTTCTGCCGTCTTGATGTCACCGATGCAGCCTGTAAGAAGTGTGTGTCGTTAGCCAAAAACGCACTAGGGACTCGATGTCCTGGGAAGAAAGACTCCACAGTATGGTATTTTGATCAATGTGTAGTTCATTATTCTAACAGATCTTTTTTGGGTAGTATGCATCCTGCTCCTATGATCCCAATGTGGAACAGACAGAATTCTCATGATATTTGGTCTGTTACAAGTGATATGAGCAGTTTTATGAAAGTTGTGCTTGATACTATGTGGAATGCTACTATCAATGCTACAAGTGGTAGAATAGAAAGGAAATTTGCAACAAAGGAAGCTAGATTTAGGGGTAACTTGACTAGTTTGAATACTGTCTACACACTTGTTGAGTGCACACCAGATATATCTTTGAGTGATTGCAGAAGTTGTCTTAAGATGGTTATTGGGAATACTACAGAACTTTGTAATGTCAAGGCTGGTTGTACTTTGATGTGTCCTAATTGTAATATGAGATATGATATATATCCTTTTTATGGAGATGCTGCTGCAAGTTCTTCAGATTCTGCATTTGATCCCTTCACAATCAAAG GAACCCCTACAAAAGTTTCTAGAAGAAATAAGGCATTACTAGTAGGCATCATCACAGCAGGAGTTTTAGCATTGTTGCTGCTTCCTGgagttattatatttatatacaagaGAAAAAATCTGAAAGCTCAAGCTG GCTTAAATGATATCGAAGTTGTGGAGTCCTTGAAATTTGATATTGGCATGATACGAACTGCAACCAACAATTTTTCGAAAGATAGAAAGCTTGGAGAAGGCGGATTTGGTGAAGTGTACAGG GGAAAGCTTGAAACTGGAGAAGAGGTTGCTGTAAAGAGACTCTCAAGATTTTCTAGGCAAGGCATTTCCGAGTTTAAGACAGAAGTACTTCTTGTTGCCGAGCTCCAGCACAGGAACTTAGTGAAACTCCTTGGATTTTGCCTCGCAACGCAGGAGACACTACTTGTATATGAGTACTTGCCAAATTCCAGTCTTGATCGGTTTCTAACTG ATCCAAAAAAGTCTGCGTCATTAGATTGGAAAACAAGATGTAAGATTATATGTGGGATTGCAAGGGGGTTACTCTATCTTCATGAAGACTCGAGGCTCAAGATCATACACCGGGACCTTAAGGCTAGTAATGTTCTGTTAGATAAAGATATGAATCCGAAAATCTCAGATTTTGGAATGGCAAGATTATTTAAGGCAGACGAAACTCAAAGAAATACAAGTAGGATTGCGGGAACATT TGGATACATGGCACCTGAGTACGTGATTGCAGGCCACTATTCAGCGAAATCAGATGTTTATAGTTTCGGAATCTTGGTTCTTGAAATCATAAGTGGTCAGCTGAACAATTTCTTCAGACTAGACGGAAATGAAGAATCTTTGCTCGATCGT GCATGGAGGCTGTGGGAGGAGGGTTTTGTAATGAAATTGGTAGACTCGAGAATGGAAGATGATATATCATTAGAAGAAGCAGAAAAGTGCATCCACATAGCGTTATTATGCATCCAAGAAGACGCTTCAAGAAGACCACGAATGGCTACTGTGGTAGCCGCGCTAAATGGTGATTCTGTTATTCTACCACCACCTACGGCACCTCATTTCTTCGTAGGAGGCTCATATTCGGAATGGGATGAATCCTCCGGGCTTGATTTGTCTGCTACGGGTTTTACTGGCACATCCAGCGTTACAGATATGGATCCTCGATAA
- the LOC130815868 gene encoding pentatricopeptide repeat-containing protein At1g55890, mitochondrial-like isoform X1 → MSNSKALRRLHGVFSSTRKASNSIKTTPSPRRTAARLTSGINQVLLKSIQDLLKQKDPQKLVQQFKSLSKYSYFRQRFKLYDIVIHRLVLAKETALIEDVLESQKDYINKEAFGARIILLYGEAGMFEHAHKVFDEMPQRGFKHGERSFNILLGAALRAGEFGKVNELFRELPSRLGIKPSYVAYNTVIQALCKLNLLDEAVRLLDEMEENGLNPGVISYNILLCTFYEKGQFQEGDKIWDCMINKGVNPNVISYSHKLLRLFNDGKDSEAMELFTELKSKELKFNVGIYNALILGSCKNDDLDGVRRWYKELLRCCGRPNRVTFSIIVPLLCDKGDFELAYMVCLEILRLEYLVDEALLQKVVDGLAKNSMMEKAKDIVAFGKSISFSPYNLALPSLS, encoded by the coding sequence ATGTCAAATTCAAAAGCTTTGAGACGTCTCCATGGCGTTTTCTCTTCAACGCGAAAAGCATCAAACTCCATTAAAACAACACCATCACCAAGAAGAACAGCTGCAAGATTAACCTCAGGGATCAATCAAGTCCTCCTTAAGAGTATTCAAGATCTCCTCAAACAAAAAGACCCTCAAAAACTCGTACAACAATTCAAATCTCTGTCCAAGTACTCTTACTTCAGGCAAAGATTTAAACTTTACGACATCGTAATTCATCGTCTTGTTCTTGCAAAAGAGACTGCTTTAATTGAAGATGTACTAGAATCCCAGAAAGATTACATTAACAAAGAAGCATTCGGTGCTCGTATTATTCTTTTATATGGGGAAGCTGGTATGTTTGAACATGCACACAAGGTGTTCGATGAAATGCCTCAACGAGGTTTTAAACATGGAGAAAGATCATTCAATATCCTTTTAGGAGCTGCTCTTAGAGCAGGGGAATTTGGTAAAGTTAACGAGCTTTTTAGAGAATTGCCCTCGAGATTAGGGATCAAACCGAGTTATGTTGCTTATAATACTGTTATTCAAGCATTGTGTAAACTTAATTTGTTAGATGAAGCTGTGAGATTATTAGATGAAATGGAGGAAAATGGCTTAAACCCAGGTGTTATTTCGTATAACATACTTCTTTGTACGTTCTATGAGAAGGGACAGTTCCAGGAAGGCGATAAAATATGGGATTGCATGATTAATAAAGGTGTAAACCCTAATGTAATCAGCTATAGTCATAAGTTACTAAGACTTTTCAATGATGGGAAGGATTCTGAGGCAATGGAGTTGTTTACAGAACTGAAAAGTAAAGAACTGAAATTCAATGTTGGCATTTACAATGCTTTGATTCTAGGATCTTGTAAGAATGATGATTTGGATGGTGTAAGGCGGTGGTATAAGGaacttttgagatgttgtggtAGGCCTAACAGGGTGACTTTCAGCATCATTGTTCCACTTTTGTGTGATAAGGGTGATTTTGAATTGGCATATATGGTGTGCTTGGAGATATTAAGACTTGAATACTTGGTTGATGAAGCTTTGTTGCAGAAGGTAGTTGATGGATTGGCAAAGAATTCTATGATGGAGAAAGCAAAGGATATTGTTGCATTTGGTAAGTCTATTAGTTTTTCTCCTTATAATCTTGCCTTGCCTAGCTTGTCTTAA
- the LOC130815868 gene encoding pentatricopeptide repeat-containing protein At1g55890, mitochondrial-like isoform X3 encodes MSNSKALRRLHGVFSSTRKASNSIKTTPSPRRTAARLTSGINQVLLKSIQDLLKQKDPQKLVQQFKSLSKYSYFRQRFKLYDIVIHRLVLAKETALIEDVLESQKDYINKEAFGARIILLYGEAGMFEHAHKVFDEMPQRGFKHGERSFNILLGAALRAGEFGKVNELFRELPSRLGIKPSYVAYNTVIQALCKLNLLDEAVRLLDEMEENGLNPGVISYNILLCTFYEKGQFQEGDKIWDCMINKGVNPNVISYSHKLLRLFNDGKDSEAMELFTELKSKELKFNVGIYNALILGSCKNDDLDGVRRWYKELLRCCGRPNRVTFSIIVPLLCDKGDFELAYMVCLEILRLEYLVDEALLQKVVDGLAKNSMMEKAKDIVAFAFH; translated from the coding sequence ATGTCAAATTCAAAAGCTTTGAGACGTCTCCATGGCGTTTTCTCTTCAACGCGAAAAGCATCAAACTCCATTAAAACAACACCATCACCAAGAAGAACAGCTGCAAGATTAACCTCAGGGATCAATCAAGTCCTCCTTAAGAGTATTCAAGATCTCCTCAAACAAAAAGACCCTCAAAAACTCGTACAACAATTCAAATCTCTGTCCAAGTACTCTTACTTCAGGCAAAGATTTAAACTTTACGACATCGTAATTCATCGTCTTGTTCTTGCAAAAGAGACTGCTTTAATTGAAGATGTACTAGAATCCCAGAAAGATTACATTAACAAAGAAGCATTCGGTGCTCGTATTATTCTTTTATATGGGGAAGCTGGTATGTTTGAACATGCACACAAGGTGTTCGATGAAATGCCTCAACGAGGTTTTAAACATGGAGAAAGATCATTCAATATCCTTTTAGGAGCTGCTCTTAGAGCAGGGGAATTTGGTAAAGTTAACGAGCTTTTTAGAGAATTGCCCTCGAGATTAGGGATCAAACCGAGTTATGTTGCTTATAATACTGTTATTCAAGCATTGTGTAAACTTAATTTGTTAGATGAAGCTGTGAGATTATTAGATGAAATGGAGGAAAATGGCTTAAACCCAGGTGTTATTTCGTATAACATACTTCTTTGTACGTTCTATGAGAAGGGACAGTTCCAGGAAGGCGATAAAATATGGGATTGCATGATTAATAAAGGTGTAAACCCTAATGTAATCAGCTATAGTCATAAGTTACTAAGACTTTTCAATGATGGGAAGGATTCTGAGGCAATGGAGTTGTTTACAGAACTGAAAAGTAAAGAACTGAAATTCAATGTTGGCATTTACAATGCTTTGATTCTAGGATCTTGTAAGAATGATGATTTGGATGGTGTAAGGCGGTGGTATAAGGaacttttgagatgttgtggtAGGCCTAACAGGGTGACTTTCAGCATCATTGTTCCACTTTTGTGTGATAAGGGTGATTTTGAATTGGCATATATGGTGTGCTTGGAGATATTAAGACTTGAATACTTGGTTGATGAAGCTTTGTTGCAGAAGGTAGTTGATGGATTGGCAAAGAATTCTATGATGGAGAAAGCAAAGGATATTGTTGCATTTG
- the LOC130815868 gene encoding pentatricopeptide repeat-containing protein At1g55890, mitochondrial-like isoform X2, with protein sequence MSNSKALRRLHGVFSSTRKASNSIKTTPSPRRTAARLTSGINQVLLKSIQDLLKQKDPQKLVQQFKSLSKYSYFRQRFKLYDIVIHRLVLAKETALIEDVLESQKDYINKEAFGARIILLYGEAGMFEHAHKVFDEMPQRGFKHGERSFNILLGAALRAGEFGKVNELFRELPSRLGIKPSYVAYNTVIQALCKLNLLDEAVRLLDEMEENGLNPGVISYNILLCTFYEKGQFQEGDKIWDCMINKGVNPNVISYSHKLLRLFNDGKDSEAMELFTELKSKELKFNVGIYNALILGSCKNDDLDGVRRWYKELLRCCGRPNRVTFSIIVPLLCDKGDFELAYMVCLEILRLEYLVDEALLQKVVDGLAKNSMMEKAKDIVAFDGAKLFR encoded by the coding sequence ATGTCAAATTCAAAAGCTTTGAGACGTCTCCATGGCGTTTTCTCTTCAACGCGAAAAGCATCAAACTCCATTAAAACAACACCATCACCAAGAAGAACAGCTGCAAGATTAACCTCAGGGATCAATCAAGTCCTCCTTAAGAGTATTCAAGATCTCCTCAAACAAAAAGACCCTCAAAAACTCGTACAACAATTCAAATCTCTGTCCAAGTACTCTTACTTCAGGCAAAGATTTAAACTTTACGACATCGTAATTCATCGTCTTGTTCTTGCAAAAGAGACTGCTTTAATTGAAGATGTACTAGAATCCCAGAAAGATTACATTAACAAAGAAGCATTCGGTGCTCGTATTATTCTTTTATATGGGGAAGCTGGTATGTTTGAACATGCACACAAGGTGTTCGATGAAATGCCTCAACGAGGTTTTAAACATGGAGAAAGATCATTCAATATCCTTTTAGGAGCTGCTCTTAGAGCAGGGGAATTTGGTAAAGTTAACGAGCTTTTTAGAGAATTGCCCTCGAGATTAGGGATCAAACCGAGTTATGTTGCTTATAATACTGTTATTCAAGCATTGTGTAAACTTAATTTGTTAGATGAAGCTGTGAGATTATTAGATGAAATGGAGGAAAATGGCTTAAACCCAGGTGTTATTTCGTATAACATACTTCTTTGTACGTTCTATGAGAAGGGACAGTTCCAGGAAGGCGATAAAATATGGGATTGCATGATTAATAAAGGTGTAAACCCTAATGTAATCAGCTATAGTCATAAGTTACTAAGACTTTTCAATGATGGGAAGGATTCTGAGGCAATGGAGTTGTTTACAGAACTGAAAAGTAAAGAACTGAAATTCAATGTTGGCATTTACAATGCTTTGATTCTAGGATCTTGTAAGAATGATGATTTGGATGGTGTAAGGCGGTGGTATAAGGaacttttgagatgttgtggtAGGCCTAACAGGGTGACTTTCAGCATCATTGTTCCACTTTTGTGTGATAAGGGTGATTTTGAATTGGCATATATGGTGTGCTTGGAGATATTAAGACTTGAATACTTGGTTGATGAAGCTTTGTTGCAGAAGGTAGTTGATGGATTGGCAAAGAATTCTATGATGGAGAAAGCAAAGGATATTGTTGCATTTG